ATACTAATCTGATTTTTGGATGTCATAGGAACTAGAACCTTAAAATTAACAAGCATTTCAGGTGCTACACatgtaaaaaaccaaaaactacTTTTTTATGTGGCACAGAAAAAATGCCCTTCATGTGAACAATAAAATGCCAGCTTTACAATGGGATAATTGTCATATCTGGATGTGAAATTAGAAAGCAATGCAAAGCAGATGGAAAACTAAACATTGCTTGGATTGAATACAATATTGTTGACCTTTGGTGACAGAGTTCTTCCATCAAATACCTTCTCTCAGACCAAATTTCGTATTTCACCCACCAGtgcattttcctttctgtgaattttatttataatttattggTGGTCTTCCCACCTTGCTCTCTGTTTTGACCACTGGGCCCTTCACAGCTTGCTGAGGTGGCTGAAGCATTATATAACGTTAAACCCATCATTTATTGGTCTCCTCAGCTTCATTTCTTTTGGTGGTGACTTTCTTCTGTGAAAATCGATCGCTTAATGGAAATGTGCTTTAATAACTCTACTGTTATTAAATAAACAATCATAACAATCATCAGCATCCACACTTTTTCCATGCTGGAAAAATTCATTAAAACATgcttaaaaaatgcaaacataCAGATGAGGAAATCAcaaagagggaaggaaaaattatGAATCACCATGGTATTGTAAGGCAGTCTTCATTttatgacaaaatattttaaacaactgAAAAGTGAGGGTAATTTCCTTACCAAAGCCTTTCTCTTTCATTGTCTGTACCTGAGCTGTGTCTTTAGGTAGCAATTCCTGCCACCAGCAGGCTGTGCTGACTTACCCTCCAAGATGTAAGGATGCGTGGGAAGTAAGGTTTAAATGTAAGACCCAACCAGGAAAACTGAAAACCTAGTCAGGTCAATGGAATGAGTTGCTTCATAGCCATTAGTGGTCTTTGGAGCAGGCACAAATGAATTGTATTGATTTTTACCAGAGAGTGTTTCTCAAGCTTTTGCTGAAGACTAAACACCTTCTGGCTCATAAGCCTTCATCTGAGCCCTGAGCTAGCAGTATTCCAGTGTGTGTAAGAGACCTGGTTCTAAGTGTTGTCTACAAGTGTTGACTCTCTCTGGAGGAATTAAATTGCTGCCAAACATTGTGCAACATCCCTATGCCCCTGAATTTAGTAACTATCTTGAGAAAGCAGCTCACCGCTGAGAAATGGTGATTTTCATGGGAGGCTCCTAGAGAGGCCACATGGTGCCCATGCTTCCTCTCTTCCCCTCCCACACACGAGGTACTGGCTTTCATTAAACAGGACCTCAAGTGTGCAGGCAAGTCTTTTGGCATTGCTTCCCTAGGCCATGTGGCATTTCAGTAATGTGATTACAACAGGAAGGAAAGTAGACCATGCAGCAGGAAAGGTGGAAAACAATCTAGTTAAAGTGACAAAACCTCCTTTGATCTACTAAAAAGTGACCCAGTCTATCATTAAGAATTCCCAATAATTAATAACCTATTTAAGTTACCCATTCTCCCCTCCTAGACTGAAAACCTTTCTGGCACAAAATTGCCTTTTTGacacctttattttttttaaaacttgagtaagaaaacaaaaggatttTGTTATTTAAGTAGTCAGTGCACACACTTATTAGTTTGTTGTTAAGTGACAGCTGCAGGACTTTGTTAGTACAGGCAAACGTGAACAACTACACGGACAGGGTAGCTGACTTCCATGGCAGCAGTAACACCTGCAGAACGTACCCCCTGAGCCACTGCCATCAGCCCTGACCCCCGCccagggaggcagagctgctggctgaaGATTTCTTCAGTTCTATTTTCATAGACTGAGTCTCAGCACGAGGCTCGAATTTTGTCACatttcctgctcctggggctgccactACTGGCTTTCCTGCTTTCATACCTTTTGAGACAGGAATGCGGGTGGGTGTAGGTCTCGGGGATGACCCATCCTGTCCTGTCTGCAAAACaaagagcagagaaaaatgCAGTGAATTAAGGACTTTTTCTCATACATGCTCATCTTATACTTTTCTTTGGCTCTTCATTTACCTCTCAAACAACAATATCCCAAATCATGTCTATTAGCAAAGTAATATTCACACTTGGAATGTGGCCATACTGCTAGAGTAGGGCCAAAGGCACAGTTGCAATCAAAGAGTTTCCCAGAGGTGAGAACCAGGGTTTTGAATCAAGATATCCTAAGGAAGGGAATTTGTGCAAACCTCCCATTCTACAGCATGACACAGTTCAGGACGGCCTTAGAGGCTACTACAACATTGGCTTAGCTGTCAGGACAGGTAAAGTATTAGCATCGTGTATAGACGCTAGCACGGGTTTCAGAACAGCATAGTCAGGTGAGGCTAATGATGAACCCAGGGTAACTGCCAAATTTTAGGAGCTGGGGCTCCTAAAATATGTATGAGTGATCATACTCAGCATTgtaaataaaactgaattttacTTCCCAAAGTAAAATGGGAAGTAAAATGGCTGGGGCCACTTATTTCTGCACTGGGAAGAGCTGGGGGTTGGGAGagaaagagacaaagaaaagatctggatttccttttcctgtggctgtggcaggagggATGTGGGAAAGGGCTTTCCCAGTCCAAGCACAAATCACAGCTTGAGAAACTCTGGTGAGGGTGAAGCTGTTAACCCAGACTTCCAAGGATACCTCAAGGCAGTGTGGACATGGCCATTTTACTATCTCTACCAGTTTTCTGCCCTGAACAACAGCCTAGCAAGCACACTTATCCTCAAGTTTGAgtaattcagaattttttttaaaaaaagagcagCCTAAGTGGTTTGCTTGGGGCTGGCAGACCCAACACAGCTGCTGTGTCCTTCTGAAGCCCCAGCTGGAGACCAGGCCAAAGCTATCCCATGTATCCCAATGGAATGAGTATCCAAATGAATATCCAATGAGTATCCAAAGCTATCCCATAGCTTTGGACAGATAATGATCTGCATACTCTTCAAGGTCAAATCTGGAGCTATCCCATATAAACCATGACTTAAAGAAAATACTTATGAACATGACAATTCTGGAAGGAAAATGGGCTTTATCTCCTGCAGTGTGCAATACAGAAACAAATGATAATGGTGACAACTTCAGTGTCTCGGCTGAATTTCCTATATGACTGACATTTCTCTTCACATTATGGATTAAGACTCTGATCTGACAAAAAAGAACAATTCTCCAAAAATCCTGAAATCCTAGCTACACGCATCTGCTAAATGACTAAACTCTGCAACTTATGATATATAAGCAAAGTAAAACTAAACTGGTGAAATAGATAGGACTGGGGGTTCATGTCAGCTGCAACATGCATTTGTACATTTACTTAAAAATGCTCTTGATGTTTTTTAGCCAGTGGCATCAGAGCTTTCTGTCTGCATCCTGAGCATGCAAAGGAAAACCATTCCTTAATCTTCTAAGAACGGTTCAAAACCCCATGTGTACactcaaaaaaaatcacaattggAAAACTTGAATGCTGTCTGCCTGACAGGAAGGAAGCCATTCTCAATAACTAAAAGCAACATTTACAATAGCACTCTAAAGGCTAATATGGAACTCACATGTAGATGTCAAAACAAGTTAGGCCCATACAATTCTGTAGGGCAAAACATGCAAATGCATTCCATCAGCCTTGGAAAATATGTCAACATCCCAGGGAACCCAAATGACAAACATCTTGTACTCCCTGAAAGAGTCCCACAGTGAGTAAACATGAGGCAATCAAATGGAGTAGCTGGAATCTCAGGCATTTCTTCAGCTTTATTCACATGTAAATTATTAACTAAGGATTTGGGCTCTTTCAAGTTACTCATTTCAAGCCTAAATCACTCAAAAGCACTTTGAAAAGAACTCTAACTTGCTTTAAATTTCTTAGTTGCCTTCATTCCAGCTACTAACGTGTTGATGGAAGCTAATGCCTActtcccaggcagctgcaaAAGCATTTTGTGTTTGCCAAGTGAGATGGCACAAAGGTGCCTCCCCAGCCGGCTGTCCCCTTGGgcgcgggaaggggcagcaagCAGAGAACACATCCAGCCCACGCCTGTAGCATCTGTGCAGAGAACACACACGACTGCCTGTCTCTCCATCATTCCTTCCAGCTGTTTGTCTGTAGGCTGCTGTCTTCTGGTTGGTCCAGGAATGTGGCTCCAACCAGAAACTAACCCTTACACAGCTGGAATGGGGTGCCCAAGATGCTGCCCTGAGAGACACTGGGTGATGCAAGCTGGATCTGAGCTGGCAAGGCAAGACATGGTGCTGGAACAGGGACCCAGTGAGGTCACACAAGACATTACTGGGAGCGAGATGAACACAGGCATCTGCTATGGTGCAGTCATAATCAGCTCTCACTGCAGACACAGGTGTATTAACCTGTGAAGTTGCAGAAAGGTTAGGCAGTctcattaaaggaaaaaagcaatcTGAACATACAGAACACGTAGCATGTTTGAGTAGTTTGTAACAGATGCTGCTTGGTGCATTTTATTGACACACAAAAAGACTGCTTTCATGCACACACTGGCTTCTGGAATATTTTAAGTTAAAAAGTGCTTTTTTAGCATTTGTTCTCAACCTGATCAGGCCCCAACTTGCCCTGGACAGAAATTGTGGTGTTCAGTGACCAACAGACACCTTGTGCAATTTGAAATGCCCTGGGCTACTCAAGCAATGTACAGGGCTGGTAGACAAGACAGATGACCCAAGGAGACCTAAAACTTCTGATAAGCAGTTGGATAGTAGATAGCACTGAAAATGgcactaaaataaaatatgtttagGTAACTTTATCCTGAAAGGCTGGGATTTGAGATCTCAGCAATATAGTCAGAGGAGCCAGTGGGCAATTCAGCTCACACAGAAGCTAGCCCTGTCTCAGCTGCATCACCCCCCAGTCACCACAGGCCAGCACACAGGCCTCAGTGCTGCCATGGGGAGCACACAGACTACAGACTGACTCGGTTGCCCACACTGAGGCATCTCGTGCCATCTGAGGTGTCCCATCAGCTGCCACTGCAGAAAGGTATGGGTCATTTATCCCTCCCAGCCTCCCACACGTCTCAGCTGCCACAGgcacacagccagcagcacaacGCCTCTGCGTAGGCAGGTGAGCTGCCCTCTGcacctccaggagctccagcagcagcttagAGCAGACATGGGACACCTACAGAGCTACATTTAGATGCCAATCTCAAACTAAGTGCTGTCCAATTGCAAGTGGCCTTACAGCCGCACAAACACTTGTCCCCTTCGCTCTGGCACCCAGCAGCTTCTCAGCTGGGCCCTCGTGCCGTGGTGACAGGATGCCCTGCATGGTTGGTGCGGTGCCACCGTGCTGGCTCTGCCGCAGCCGGgattccctctgctccctgcagattTGCATGGCACTGGAGTCACTGTGTACCCTGGCAGCATAAACAGCTGGCACTCAGTGCCGGGCTTGTAGGAGGTGGGGAGCACAGGGATTAAGTGATTATAGGACTGACACCCATGATGGTAGCCAAAGATCCACATTCACCAGCAATCCTATAACCAAATGTAATGCCTAAATCAAACAGGATGTAGGCACcactgttttggggttttttcccaaagaaTACTTGGGTTtattctgtgggattttttctGCAAACTATATGAACTGTCCTGGGAACAGAAATTTGGGCCAATGTGCTAAGGGAAGACTAACAAGCAGGCTCATTTTGGTCTCCATATCCTCTGGTCTCTGTGGTccatttgcaattaaaaaacaGTCATTTCCTAGGTCTGCTAGGATAGGCCAAGTATTTTCCTGGGAGTGAGTTTGACTGTAATCAAGCTAAGGAGGACTAAACaccattttttctgtttctgtgggaacTATCCAAATCCATAGGCTGCcataaaaaagacattaataCATTGTACAAAGCATCTTGTGTGAGGAGAGTTAagacaaaaattaaaaccagtgAGCTAAGAAAGGAGCTGTGTATCAGTTTGTCCTGTTCAATTTTATTAACTTAAACCCACAAAATTGTATCTGTTGGTTTCATCTAGGGTTACTGAGTAAATGATCACTGCTTGGGTTTTCTGACTAGGGGCAGTGAAGTGTGTTTGTGAAGTTGTCATTTGCAAAACAGATGGTgaatacacttttttttctttccaagagGCCGGGGAGGAAAAGACATATCTGAGCTTGTTCGAAGTTGCCTGCTCAGCTGACTAGGGAAACTAAAAACCAAAGGAAGGCATAAGATAAAGTAAATCTTATGGCTGAACTATTTTCCTTACATTCCAAATCAGGGAGGATGAAGTGAAGAAAGAAGCCAGTTTttagccagaaaaaaaaaaaaaaaaaaaaaaacaaacaaaaaaaagaagttttgtcTGCCATGGTTCACTGCATCATCACAGTAGAGACAGACAtctagttaaaagaaaaaagtttaaaaaaaaagttttccagGCTTCTGAGAGACAAAGGAGTTTGTAAATTAATTCAAGACTTTAAAAACTGAACAGTTGCCTCTAATATGTAAGGAAACACTGTATAATAAAGTATTTACAATACTTTATATAGGTGGGAAGAGAGAGCGAGCGTATGCGCAATCCCAGACAGATCTGTGTGATGAATGCAAGCTTTCTTAATTCCAAAGTCTTAAATGGGAATGGCAGCTTCTCTCCAGAAGTGTGAAAGTGTATCTTAAATACACTTCGACATTTCAGCTTGGGAAGAGATGGCTGACGAGGCGTGTTGTAGGGCTCTGCTGACTCCCGAGCAGCACAGACAAATGAGTAGGGGATGACTATTCAGTATTTGTCAAGATACAAGAAAGAGGCTGTAACCAATGAAGGTATTGCATAAAAGGTAGCAAACAAAAGAGCTTTTCCCAAAGCCCACAGCTGAATTCACTGCCCCCTGATGTTGTAGAAACAACAGTGTAAATGAGttcaaaaagcaattaaaagaataaatagAAGAAAACTCTGCCATGGTTTATTAAAGACAAAGATGTGGCTACAGGCTCTGGTTCAGAGAGAAATACCCACCTATTGCCAAAAACTGGGAACAGACGCTGAGGGAAACATTACTGTGTGTTTACCCACTCAAAATAATATTCCCCTAAGCGTCTGTTGCAGACTCTGTCTAGCTAAGTAAGTTTTTGGACTAATACAGTACTgttggttttctgttttggtCAAATTCTTCTTTCCCAGGGTATTTCCAACTCAAGTAATAAAAACATATGTCCAGTACTAAACTGGGAGAGGACTATCTATAAATACTGCTCACTATGGTTAAAGACAGAGATGAGAAGTCTTTCACTATGAAAAAGCTGGAGTACCACCACAGAAGCccaaagagaaagcaaaaaaaaaaaatgctacaCAAAGCTCTATTGTAATACAGCACTTACAGAAGTTCAGAGGAACAGAAAAAGCTCTACTATTCACTGGCTAAAGAGGCTTGAAGCTGTAAGCAATGATAACATGTCTGCTTATTTATTTTGGAGTTCAGTAATATAGCAGATATTAACTGAACTATATAAGGATCATGGGATTATATCAAAGAAATGCCACCCTGCACATTAGAGTCTAAAGACTTGCCAGCTGAGCCAAAAATCCATGaggtatattttcaaaattcagaTATTGCactcataaaaaataaaaatacagtttcCTGCTCTGTCATGCTCATCATTGATGTCCCTCTGTCTCTCACTtgtaattttgctggattttgcCATTATGAAAATAACTTTGAAGGGACTTCCTCTGGAAGTTAACTGCTTTGGGAGATAATACCAAAAGTGTACCAGCATCCAACACCAGTACAAAAATACATGAATTGGGAAAATTCTGATTATATAATTAAGCTTGAGCCTGGAAGAAATGTAGGGAAGACAAGAGTTTCTCCTCACCCCTCCCATTTTCCCTGCTGGTGTCTCAAACTAGCTACGGTTTGTCCTTCTCCCTACCATGAAGACCACACCATGATATCACACTGCTTACCACTGACTGTGTTCCTCGTGTGGAAGATGTTGTAACAGGCGTGATGGTGATAGTACTTGTCACCTTGCTGGCTGCAGGTCGTGGGGACAGGTTGCTTCGAGGTGATCGAAGGACAGTACCGGTGACCACCTCCTTCTCTGCCGCGATGTTCACCGGTCGGACTGTTATCACAGGGCTCGCGCCGTCGGGCACGGCACTGGGGGAACGTTTGAACTGGGAGCCCAGGTGGATGTGGATTTTGTTGTCTTCTGTTGTAATAATGTTGGCGTTGGCATTGTACTTGCGGATTGGAGTCGGGACGGTTTGCTTTTCTGGCGTGACTTTGAAGACAGCCCTGCCCATGGTCATGTCTTGTGACTGAGGAGAGACGGAGATTTCTGCCGGCGCTGCAGATGTCGATACTGTCATGATCTGAATTGGCGATGCGGGTCTGTCAGCAAAGGGTACTCTCCCTCCCTCTGGGGACTTTTCCCTGGAGAATGTTGTTATAGTGACTGGAGACATGGAGCGATCTGGGCCCATGGGACTTTcactgccttttcctttttgtgGCATGACATTTGGAGAGGGAATGATGGTTATTCGTGGCTTCTGATTTCCCAAAGTAGGAATGACAGTGGTACttgaaaaaaattcctctgCAGATGGACTGGTTATCTCCAAAGTTGCTGTACTGTTCTCATGGTCTGGTGTCACCCGAATATGAAGAGGTTGACCCTGCTTTGGTGAAAGGACAACCTCCCCGGGATGTGCTGGACTACTGTGAGTTCGGGCTCCTTTATCAGGAGTTGTCTGAGCCCCAGTTTCCCTCTTTTTCATCCATGGTATCCAGGATTTCCTCATAGCAAGTTCATTTGCTGCCGGAGGATATCTCTCAAGAACTGAAGAACGTTCCATGGGTTTTTTCAGACCTACCTGTCGCAGATTGCTCATTATATGATTCTCCTCCTGGAAGGATTTCCTTATAAACACTGCTGGAGTTTCTTCTTCTGCTGCTTCATTGCTTAGAGCATCTGTCTGCACGCCGGTGGACGTCACGGGAACATCAACCATTCTTCTCCCGTTCATGCTGGGCCTCAGAGCACGGCTGTAACGCTTAGAAAGCTCCAGCTCTCTTGTCAGGTTCAAAACTTCCTGCCCCATGCTCTTGTTTTTGTTCTCCTCTTCCACAAACCTTTGCTGTAGAACTGAATAATCGACTTGGAGCTGAGAAAGCTGGTCTTCTTTGTTCATGAGCTCATGGATTTTTTCCTTAAGTGCTTGAACTTCTGCTTTCAAATCTCTGCTTTTGGCCTCTTCTAGACGAAACCTGtgtctcagctctgcctcctggctCACCACTTCACCTTTTTCTATTGCTTTCGTTTTGGCAATCTGGAGTTTCATCTCCTCCAACTgttgagaaagaaaattagcTTTATCCTGTTCAGTCCTAAATTTCTGCTCTAGCTGATCATACTCATCTTCAGTCTTCATCAAATCTCCTTCAACCACTTCCAGTTGTTTGAGACGTTTTTTCAATCTTTCGATTTCAATGGTAAGTTCCTTAATCTTGTTGTCCTCATGACAACCATGCTCTGCTCCTTTCCTAGTTCGACCTCTTGTAATTTCTCTTTCTACTTCCTCCATACCATCAATTCTTTTCTTTAACAGGTCAACTCTACAGCTTAATTCAgatgatttttcttcttcacttCTCAGTTTGCCAATTAACTCATCCCTTTCCTTTGTCAAACTAGAtactttttcttccatttcagaTTTCAGTTTCAAAAATTTCTTACTTTCTTCTATTAATTTCTCTGTTACATCCATAACTTTCCCTTGTTCAACTTTAAAATTCTTGTTTAGGCCCTcaacctttttttcctcctgttttattttttccatcatATTTTTTCGCTCATCAACCAACATTACAGTAAACGACTTCAGCTTCGTAAGGTCATCTTTTAAGCTTATTTCAGCCTTTTCCAACTTGCTTTCAGATGTCTCAAGGTCCTTCACTCGAGTCTTCACCACTTCCAACTCATTTATCAAATCCTTAgtcaaatttttttctttctccaagtTTAAGTGTAGCTGAGTACATTCCAACTTGCTTTTACTGAAAGCCTCTTCCAGCTTCTCTAATTCTGacattcttttctgcagtttttccacttcaAGTTTCAACTCTTTGCTATGATGCTCTTCCTCTTGCAGTTTATTTTTCAGCTCTTTGCACTGGGATTCGGTTTTTGTGATCTCTTCATCTTTCCCCTCCATTTCAAGCACGCGCTTGCGGAGGTTTTCCACTTCTGCCATTAAGCTAGAGTTCCCACATTCCCCTTTGGCTATTTTATCTCTTAATTCTTGAAGTTCCTCCTCAGTTTTTTGAAGATTTTTGTTAGTTTCTTCTAGCTCCTCTATTCTGCGAGTCAACCCCACTAGCTTGAGCCTTAGTTGTCTATTCTGTGACTCTTGATTAGCCAGTTTAGCAGTCATCTCCTCATGTTCTTGACAAAATGATGACGTTTTGTGTTCAAGTTCTGCCTCTAATTTCATCAGTTTTTGTCcatcttcttttgtttttgcaCTAATAATTTtaagcttttcttcttcttcctttagtTTTTGGGTTAAGTCCTGTATTTTCTGGCTTTGCTGACCAAGTTGTTCAATATGCATTTGTCTTTCATCCACCAGCATGAGTGCAAATGATTTGAGCTTGACTAGTTCTTC
The genomic region above belongs to Passer domesticus isolate bPasDom1 chromosome 3, bPasDom1.hap1, whole genome shotgun sequence and contains:
- the FILIP1 gene encoding filamin-A-interacting protein 1 isoform X3 — translated: MRSRNQGGESSSNGHFSSSKPVISHAENEKLQEDAKKKNKPHRKEDEVMVSATVKRHSKSPGPSERKNKKSIELSKEDLIKLLSIMEGELQAREDVIHMLKTEKTKPEVLEAHYGSATPENVLRVLHRDAILAQEKSVGEDVYEKPISELDRLEEKQKETYRRMLEQLLLAEKCHRRTVYELENEKHKHTDYMNKSDDFTNLLEQERERLKKLLEQEKIYQARKEKEHTKRINKLREELVKLKSFALMLVDERQMHIEQLGQQSQKIQDLTQKLKEEEEKLKIISAKTKEDGQKLMKLEAELEHKTSSFCQEHEEMTAKLANQESQNRQLRLKLVGLTRRIEELEETNKNLQKTEEELQELRDKIAKGECGNSSLMAEVENLRKRVLEMEGKDEEITKTESQCKELKNKLQEEEHHSKELKLEVEKLQKRMSELEKLEEAFSKSKLECTQLHLNLEKEKNLTKDLINELEVVKTRVKDLETSESKLEKAEISLKDDLTKLKSFTVMLVDERKNMMEKIKQEEKKVEGLNKNFKVEQGKVMDVTEKLIEESKKFLKLKSEMEEKVSSLTKERDELIGKLRSEEEKSSELSCRVDLLKKRIDGMEEVEREITRGRTRKGAEHGCHEDNKIKELTIEIERLKKRLKQLEVVEGDLMKTEDEYDQLEQKFRTEQDKANFLSQQLEEMKLQIAKTKAIEKGEVVSQEAELRHRFRLEEAKSRDLKAEVQALKEKIHELMNKEDQLSQLQVDYSVLQQRFVEEENKNKSMGQEVLNLTRELELSKRYSRALRPSMNGRRMVDVPVTSTGVQTDALSNEAAEEETPAVFIRKSFQEENHIMSNLRQVGLKKPMERSSVLERYPPAANELAMRKSWIPWMKKRETGAQTTPDKGARTHSSPAHPGEVVLSPKQGQPLHIRVTPDHENSTATLEITSPSAEEFFSSTTVIPTLGNQKPRITIIPSPNVMPQKGKGSESPMGPDRSMSPVTITTFSREKSPEGGRVPFADRPASPIQIMTVSTSAAPAEISVSPQSQDMTMGRAVFKVTPEKQTVPTPIRKYNANANIITTEDNKIHIHLGSQFKRSPSAVPDGASPVITVRPVNIAAEKEVVTGTVLRSPRSNLSPRPAASKVTSTITITPVTTSSTRGTQSVTGQDGSSPRPTPTRIPVSKGRRQYLRRLKPTSAAGRFTSGTDS